A genomic window from Rhizobium sp. 007 includes:
- a CDS encoding inorganic phosphate transporter, whose protein sequence is MPSRTPVLTKRTLDKDLDKITHAEDAAKFVARKLVAPGLGLIFLGVAMLFAGAYVFDRQGAVLVIAAAALAAYMAMNIGANDVTNNVGAAVGARAMTMAQALVIAAAFEVLGATIAGGAVVRTISSSIIDAVQVPEGLLAWIMMAALMAAALWINLATWLNAPVSTTHAIVGAVIGAGIAAVGPDPVNWRVMVEITSSWMTSPLIGGVIAAGLLYLVKTLIIYRDDKIAAARRWVPALIAMMTGGFAAYMVLQLTPAGRFSSPTILAFGLSAGLVAWAASRPIVARQSQGLENRNSSLRILFKFPLIGSAALLSFAHGANDVSNAIGPLSAIVRSISGLSSGGNAPPLWVMLIGALGISVGLLLFGPRLIHLVGEQITKLNPMRAYCVALSTAFTVIVASWFGLPVSTTHIAVGAVFGVGFFREWYTRNSKRRIEYMRSKAEAWAIDEPEEPNVHEARRRYLVRRSHFMTIIAAWIITVPASAALAALLYWVMFALFV, encoded by the coding sequence ATGCCCAGCCGAACTCCCGTTCTTACGAAACGAACGCTCGACAAGGACCTCGACAAAATCACCCATGCCGAGGACGCGGCGAAGTTCGTCGCGCGCAAGCTGGTCGCCCCGGGCCTCGGCCTGATCTTCCTCGGTGTGGCGATGCTATTTGCAGGCGCCTACGTCTTCGACCGGCAGGGCGCCGTTCTCGTCATCGCCGCTGCTGCGCTCGCTGCCTACATGGCCATGAACATCGGCGCCAACGACGTGACGAACAATGTCGGCGCCGCCGTCGGCGCGCGTGCCATGACGATGGCACAGGCACTCGTCATCGCGGCAGCCTTCGAGGTTCTCGGAGCAACAATCGCCGGCGGAGCGGTGGTCAGAACGATCTCGTCGAGCATCATCGATGCCGTACAGGTTCCCGAAGGCCTGCTTGCCTGGATCATGATGGCCGCGCTGATGGCTGCAGCGCTCTGGATCAATCTTGCGACCTGGCTGAACGCGCCGGTCTCGACGACACATGCGATCGTCGGCGCGGTGATCGGTGCCGGAATTGCCGCTGTCGGACCGGATCCCGTCAACTGGCGCGTCATGGTCGAGATTACCTCAAGCTGGATGACATCGCCTCTGATCGGCGGCGTGATCGCCGCTGGCCTGCTCTACCTCGTCAAGACCTTGATCATCTACCGTGACGACAAGATCGCGGCAGCACGGCGCTGGGTTCCGGCGCTGATTGCCATGATGACCGGCGGTTTTGCGGCTTATATGGTCTTGCAGCTCACGCCCGCCGGGCGATTTTCGTCACCGACAATCCTTGCATTCGGATTATCTGCCGGCCTCGTTGCCTGGGCAGCGTCAAGGCCGATCGTCGCACGGCAATCGCAAGGCCTCGAAAACCGCAACAGTTCGCTGCGCATTCTCTTCAAATTCCCGCTGATCGGCTCTGCAGCGCTGCTGTCCTTCGCACACGGCGCTAACGACGTTTCGAACGCCATCGGCCCGCTTTCGGCAATCGTGCGTTCGATATCGGGCCTTTCATCCGGCGGTAACGCGCCGCCACTCTGGGTGATGCTGATCGGTGCCCTCGGTATCTCCGTCGGTCTGCTGCTATTCGGCCCGCGCCTCATCCACCTTGTCGGCGAGCAGATCACCAAACTCAATCCGATGCGGGCCTATTGTGTCGCACTCTCGACGGCCTTCACCGTCATCGTCGCGTCCTGGTTCGGACTGCCGGTCAGCACGACGCACATCGCCGTTGGCGCCGTTTTCGGCGTCGGTTTCTTCCGCGAATGGTACACGCGCAATTCCAAGCGCCGCATCGAATATATGCGCAGCAAGGCCGAGGCCTGGGCGATCGACGAACCGGAAGAGCCGAACGTTCATGAGGCGCGCCGCCGCTATCTTGTGCGGCGCTCGCATTTCATGACCATCATTGCCGCCTGGATCATTACCGTGCCTGCGTCGGCGGCGCTTGCGGCGTTGCTCTATTGGGTTATGTTCGCCCTCTTCGTTTGA
- a CDS encoding NUDIX hydrolase: MTILARLASDVQLMFRRPPRLQYAALCYRVKKKTSEVEVLLVTSRDTGRWVIPKGWPMNGKRSYEVAAREAHEEAGARGAVEHEPLGSYTYPKMLKDGLKVTCKVQVYVLEVTDVAKNFKEKGERRIEWVTCDEAAKRVNEPELRDLFLLFKRRMSERPQASLPRQIPAE, from the coding sequence TTGACGATTCTTGCCCGACTGGCTTCTGATGTGCAGCTGATGTTCCGTCGCCCGCCGCGACTGCAATATGCTGCCCTCTGTTACCGGGTGAAGAAGAAGACCAGTGAGGTCGAGGTTCTCTTGGTGACGAGCCGCGATACGGGCCGCTGGGTCATTCCTAAGGGCTGGCCGATGAATGGCAAGCGCTCCTATGAAGTTGCCGCCCGTGAGGCCCATGAGGAAGCGGGCGCGCGTGGCGCTGTCGAACACGAGCCGCTCGGCTCCTACACCTATCCGAAGATGCTGAAGGACGGACTGAAAGTAACCTGCAAGGTCCAGGTCTATGTGCTTGAGGTCACCGATGTCGCCAAGAACTTCAAGGAAAAGGGCGAACGTAGGATCGAGTGGGTAACCTGCGACGAGGCGGCCAAGCGCGTCAACGAGCCCGAGCTTCGCGATCTCTTCCTGCTCTTCAAGCGAAGGATGAGCGAGCGGCCTCAGGCAAGCTTGCCCAGGCAGATTCCAGCGGAATGA
- a CDS encoding LysR family transcriptional regulator has product MTNLGDLEIFAKVVSTGSMSLAGRLLGFSPAVVSKRIKRLEDRLGTRLLQRTTRQISLTEAGQGFYDRVLAILAGLEEAEYYISGRSALMHGTLKISAPTSFGRMHIAPHLKAFMDAHPELAINLVLTDELSDIVGGGFDLAIRIAELTDSSLVARRLAPVRRLLCAAPSYLNMHGMPQSIDDLKNHRCLPAHNNDLWRLEGPGGAMSLRPEGMLVTNSSEVIRETVIAGLGIALRSTWDIGDELKSGNLVQVLPAYEGSRNVALSAVYPSRQFLPAKVRLFIDYLADLYGPVPYWEL; this is encoded by the coding sequence ATGACAAATCTGGGTGATCTCGAGATATTTGCCAAGGTCGTTTCGACCGGCAGCATGTCGCTTGCCGGGCGCCTGCTCGGCTTTTCGCCGGCCGTCGTTTCCAAGCGCATCAAACGACTGGAAGACAGGCTCGGCACACGTCTCTTGCAACGCACGACCCGCCAGATTTCGTTGACGGAGGCCGGCCAGGGTTTCTACGATCGCGTGCTCGCCATTCTCGCTGGGCTGGAGGAAGCGGAATATTACATCTCCGGCCGCTCGGCGCTGATGCACGGCACGCTAAAGATCTCGGCACCCACCTCATTCGGCCGCATGCATATTGCGCCGCATCTCAAGGCGTTCATGGACGCACACCCGGAGCTTGCGATCAACCTCGTGCTGACGGATGAATTAAGCGATATCGTCGGCGGCGGCTTCGACCTGGCAATCCGCATTGCCGAGCTCACCGATTCCAGCCTCGTCGCTCGAAGGCTCGCGCCGGTCCGGCGCCTGCTTTGTGCCGCGCCTTCCTATCTCAACATGCACGGGATGCCGCAAAGCATCGACGACCTGAAGAACCATCGCTGCCTGCCGGCGCACAACAACGACCTATGGCGCCTTGAAGGACCGGGCGGCGCGATGAGCCTGCGGCCGGAGGGCATGCTCGTCACCAATTCCAGCGAGGTGATCCGCGAGACGGTGATCGCGGGGCTCGGCATCGCGCTGCGCTCCACCTGGGATATCGGCGATGAACTCAAGAGCGGCAATCTCGTGCAGGTGCTGCCGGCCTATGAGGGCTCCCGCAACGTGGCGCTCTCCGCAGTATACCCCAGCCGGCAGTTTTTACCGGCCAAGGTTCGCCTGTTCATCGACTATCTCGCCGACCTCTACGGCCCGGTTCCCTACTGGGAACTTTAG
- a CDS encoding FAD-linked oxidase C-terminal domain-containing protein: protein MSDAISFLAPRADVLARRRQIVGDLVDLLPPECLIHEARELVPFETDAFVAYRRVPLAVALPSTTVEVAAVMKYCHRYGIPIVPRGAGTSLSGGAIPQEDAVVIGLSKMNRILEIDYQNRAAVVQAGVTNLNISESVSADGFFYAPDPSSQLACTIGGNIGMNSGGAHCLKYGVTTNNLLGVKMVLTDGTVIEFGGKALDAGGYDLLGLVCGHEGQLGIVTEATVRLIAKPEGARPVLFGFDSSEEAGSCVADIIAAGIIPVAIEFMDKPAIEICEAFAHAGYPLDAGALLIVEVEGSETEMDGILKNIVEIARRHGVRSIRESQSATEAAQIWKGRKSAFGATGRIADYICMDGTVPLSQLSYVLKQTSEIVDRYGLRVANVFHAGDGNMHPLILFNANDPQDAARAEAAGNDILKLCVDAGGCLTGEHGVGIEKRDLMRHQFSDVDLAQQMAVRSAFDPGWLLNPSKVFPLDGRAAV, encoded by the coding sequence ATGTCTGACGCCATCTCTTTTCTCGCTCCGCGCGCCGATGTGCTGGCCCGCCGCCGCCAGATCGTCGGCGATCTCGTCGACTTGCTGCCGCCCGAATGTCTCATTCACGAGGCGCGAGAGCTCGTGCCCTTCGAAACAGATGCCTTCGTTGCCTATCGCCGGGTGCCGCTTGCCGTCGCATTGCCAAGCACCACCGTCGAAGTCGCAGCCGTGATGAAATATTGCCATCGCTACGGCATTCCGATCGTGCCTCGCGGGGCGGGCACCTCGCTCTCAGGCGGTGCCATCCCGCAGGAGGATGCGGTCGTGATCGGCCTTTCGAAGATGAACCGCATTCTGGAAATCGATTATCAAAACCGGGCAGCCGTCGTCCAGGCGGGCGTCACGAACCTCAATATTTCCGAATCGGTCTCGGCGGATGGTTTCTTCTACGCGCCCGATCCCAGCTCGCAGCTGGCCTGCACCATCGGCGGCAATATCGGCATGAATTCCGGCGGTGCGCACTGCCTGAAATACGGCGTCACGACCAACAACCTGCTCGGCGTGAAGATGGTGCTGACGGATGGAACGGTGATCGAGTTCGGTGGCAAGGCGCTGGATGCGGGAGGCTACGACTTGCTGGGTCTGGTCTGCGGCCACGAGGGACAGCTCGGCATCGTCACCGAAGCGACGGTCCGCCTGATCGCGAAGCCCGAGGGTGCGCGGCCTGTGCTCTTCGGCTTCGACAGTTCCGAGGAAGCCGGCTCCTGCGTCGCCGATATCATCGCGGCGGGCATCATTCCCGTGGCGATCGAGTTCATGGATAAGCCGGCGATCGAGATATGCGAGGCCTTTGCCCATGCGGGATACCCGCTCGATGCCGGTGCGCTGCTGATCGTCGAGGTCGAAGGCTCCGAGACGGAGATGGACGGCATTTTGAAAAACATCGTCGAGATCGCCCGCCGTCATGGCGTAAGATCCATTCGCGAGAGCCAGTCGGCGACGGAGGCGGCCCAGATATGGAAAGGTCGCAAATCCGCATTCGGGGCCACGGGGCGGATTGCGGACTATATCTGCATGGACGGCACGGTGCCGCTCAGCCAACTTTCCTATGTGTTGAAACAGACGTCGGAGATCGTCGATCGCTACGGTCTGCGCGTCGCGAACGTCTTTCACGCTGGCGACGGCAACATGCACCCGTTGATCCTTTTCAATGCCAACGATCCGCAGGACGCAGCGCGAGCCGAGGCCGCCGGCAACGACATCCTGAAGCTCTGCGTCGATGCCGGCGGCTGTCTCACCGGCGAACATGGCGTCGGCATCGAGAAGCGTGACCTGATGCGGCATCAATTTTCCGACGTGGATCTCGCTCAGCAGATGGCGGTGCGCTCCGCCTTCGATCCGGGCTGGCTGCTCAATCCGTCCAAGGTCTTCCCGCTTGATGGGCGCGCCGCCGTATGA
- the glcE gene encoding glycolate oxidase subunit GlcE — protein sequence MTDFLPETEEAAASIIREHAAAGKPLAICGGNTRSGFGNAVAKDRLRSTGLTGIVSYNPGEMVLTARAGTPLAEVEAALAENGQMLAFEPMDHRPVMGTSGEPTIGGVFAANVSGPRRFVAGAARDSLLGIRFVNGRGEIVKAGGRVMKNVTGLDLVKLLAGSHGTLGLLTEVTFRVPPRPKTEETIVVSGLNDAEAAAAMAAAMAQPVEVSGAAHLPLTVTWKFLGGKLPEGETTVLRIEGLPGSVEARAEKLASATSAFGTVARLDEPASRQLWREIRDVLPYVDETMRPVWRISVAPTIGHQLVAALRLEAGVDAFYDWQGGLIWMRMEADPESQLIRRFIKVLGGGHATLIRATDAARAAVSAFQPQPEAVAQLSARVKEKFDPAGILNQGKMG from the coding sequence ATGACCGATTTTCTGCCGGAGACGGAAGAGGCCGCAGCCTCGATCATTCGTGAACACGCGGCCGCGGGTAAGCCGCTTGCCATATGTGGCGGCAACACCCGCTCGGGCTTCGGCAATGCTGTGGCGAAGGACCGGTTGCGTTCGACCGGACTGACCGGCATCGTCTCGTACAATCCCGGCGAGATGGTCCTGACCGCGCGCGCCGGAACACCGCTTGCAGAGGTCGAGGCGGCGCTTGCGGAAAACGGGCAGATGCTGGCTTTCGAGCCGATGGACCACCGCCCGGTCATGGGCACGTCCGGCGAGCCGACCATCGGCGGTGTCTTTGCCGCCAACGTCTCCGGTCCTCGCCGCTTCGTAGCAGGCGCGGCGCGCGACAGCCTGCTCGGCATCCGCTTCGTCAACGGCAGGGGCGAGATCGTCAAGGCGGGCGGGCGGGTGATGAAGAATGTCACCGGCCTCGATCTCGTCAAGCTTCTCGCCGGTTCGCACGGCACGCTTGGCTTGCTGACGGAAGTCACCTTCCGCGTCCCACCACGGCCGAAAACGGAAGAGACAATCGTCGTCTCCGGCCTCAATGATGCGGAAGCAGCCGCTGCGATGGCCGCGGCGATGGCACAGCCGGTCGAGGTCTCAGGTGCAGCCCACCTTCCCTTGACCGTCACCTGGAAATTCCTCGGCGGCAAGCTGCCGGAGGGCGAGACGACCGTTCTCAGGATCGAAGGTCTGCCGGGCTCCGTCGAAGCGCGCGCTGAAAAGCTGGCGTCGGCGACGTCGGCCTTCGGCACGGTCGCGAGATTGGACGAGCCCGCCAGCCGCCAGCTCTGGCGCGAAATACGCGATGTGCTTCCTTATGTCGATGAAACGATGCGCCCGGTCTGGCGCATCTCCGTCGCTCCGACCATCGGCCACCAGCTCGTCGCCGCCCTCCGCCTCGAAGCTGGCGTCGATGCGTTCTATGATTGGCAAGGCGGCCTGATCTGGATGCGGATGGAGGCCGATCCGGAGTCGCAGCTCATCCGACGTTTCATCAAGGTGCTGGGCGGCGGCCACGCTACGCTGATCCGGGCAACTGACGCGGCGCGCGCTGCCGTATCGGCGTTCCAGCCGCAGCCCGAAGCCGTCGCGCAGCTGTCGGCGCGGGTGAAGGAGAAGTTCGATCCGGCGGGAATACTCAATCAGGGAAAGATGGGGTGA
- the glcF gene encoding glycolate oxidase subunit GlcF has protein sequence MQTNFTAEQLTDPHVAESEKILRKCVHCGFCTATCPTYVTLGNELDSPRGRIYLIKDMLENGRAADAKVVTHIDRCLSCLACVTTCPSGVDYMHLVDHARAHIEKTYKRPFMNRLTRAILAAVLPYPGRFRLALKLAKIGRPLQGLMRAPALKPFAAMLALAPKHIPAPSPFSLPAVHAAKAEKRGRVAILTGCAQPVLDPAINEAAIRLLTRLGIEVVAPAGEVCCGSLVHHMGREEQALASARANVDVWTREIEKGGLDAIIITASGCGTTIKDYGHMLRLDPAYSQKATGVAALAKDITEFLASLDLPANVPKGLTVTYHSACSMQHGQKITMAPKQLLKAAGFTVRDPAEGHLCCGSAGTYNIMQPDISAALKVRKVKNIEATKPDVIATGNIGCITQIATGTAIPILHTIELLDWAYGGDIPQKLRGFPLA, from the coding sequence ATGCAAACCAACTTCACTGCCGAGCAGCTAACCGATCCGCACGTCGCCGAATCCGAGAAGATTCTGCGCAAATGCGTGCATTGTGGTTTCTGTACCGCGACCTGTCCCACCTATGTGACGCTCGGCAACGAGCTCGACAGCCCGCGCGGCCGCATTTATCTCATCAAGGATATGCTGGAAAACGGCCGGGCCGCGGATGCCAAAGTGGTTACACATATCGACCGCTGTCTCTCCTGCCTGGCCTGCGTGACGACGTGTCCCTCCGGCGTCGACTACATGCATTTGGTCGATCATGCCCGGGCCCATATCGAAAAGACCTATAAACGTCCTTTCATGAACCGGTTGACGCGCGCCATCCTCGCGGCGGTGCTGCCCTATCCGGGCCGCTTCCGCCTGGCGTTGAAGCTTGCGAAGATCGGTAGGCCGCTCCAGGGCCTGATGCGTGCGCCGGCCTTGAAGCCGTTTGCCGCGATGCTGGCACTTGCGCCGAAACATATTCCGGCGCCGTCGCCCTTCTCGCTGCCGGCGGTCCATGCTGCGAAGGCGGAAAAGCGCGGCCGGGTCGCGATTCTGACAGGCTGCGCTCAGCCGGTGCTCGATCCCGCGATCAACGAGGCGGCGATCAGGCTTTTGACCCGCCTTGGCATCGAGGTGGTAGCGCCCGCCGGCGAGGTCTGCTGCGGCTCGCTGGTGCATCACATGGGCCGCGAGGAGCAGGCGCTTGCAAGCGCACGGGCAAACGTCGATGTCTGGACGCGCGAGATCGAGAAGGGTGGTCTGGACGCGATCATCATCACCGCCTCCGGCTGCGGCACCACGATCAAGGATTACGGCCACATGCTCCGTCTTGATCCCGCCTATTCACAAAAGGCGACAGGCGTGGCGGCATTGGCGAAGGACATAACGGAATTCCTGGCCTCGCTCGACCTGCCGGCCAATGTGCCGAAGGGCCTGACGGTAACCTATCATTCTGCCTGCTCCATGCAGCACGGCCAAAAGATCACCATGGCGCCGAAACAACTTCTGAAGGCGGCCGGCTTCACGGTGCGCGATCCGGCGGAAGGCCATCTCTGTTGCGGTTCGGCTGGTACCTACAACATCATGCAGCCGGATATCTCCGCGGCGCTGAAGGTGCGCAAGGTGAAGAATATTGAGGCGACGAAGCCGGATGTGATTGCAACCGGAAATATCGGCTGCATCACGCAGATCGCGACCGGCACAGCGATCCCAATTCTGCATACGATTGAACTGCTTGATTGGGCCTATGGCGGCGATATACCGCAAAAATTAAGAGGTTTTCCGTTAGCGTGA
- a CDS encoding L,D-transpeptidase: protein MLKVASGLVAAGIAFSVAIMPAVAQPATHDAAPVVRVAQSKFVKPQYKRKLVRLVTDEAPGTIIVDTNNKYLYFVESKNRATRYGIGVGRDGFGWSGVVKVGRKAEWPSWTPPAEMRIREARKGHIIPAFQEGGEDNPLGARAMYLYKGGRDTIFRIHGTNQPWTIGLNMSSGCIRMMNNDVIHLYSRAPVGTKVIVIGPGNKQGNVAYQDRGIDVLRTIFGGG from the coding sequence ATGCTGAAAGTCGCCTCCGGCCTTGTGGCCGCCGGCATTGCGTTTTCCGTCGCAATAATGCCCGCCGTTGCCCAACCAGCGACGCACGATGCTGCGCCGGTCGTCCGCGTCGCGCAGTCGAAGTTCGTCAAGCCGCAGTATAAGCGCAAACTCGTGCGGCTCGTGACCGACGAAGCACCGGGGACGATCATCGTCGATACCAACAACAAGTATCTCTACTTCGTCGAGTCGAAGAACCGCGCCACGCGCTACGGTATCGGTGTCGGCCGTGATGGCTTCGGATGGTCGGGCGTCGTCAAGGTCGGCCGCAAGGCAGAATGGCCGAGCTGGACGCCACCGGCCGAGATGCGCATCCGCGAAGCCCGCAAGGGCCATATCATTCCCGCCTTTCAGGAGGGCGGCGAGGACAATCCGCTCGGCGCACGCGCCATGTATCTCTACAAGGGCGGACGCGACACCATTTTCCGCATCCACGGCACCAATCAACCCTGGACGATCGGCCTCAACATGTCTTCCGGCTGCATCCGAATGATGAATAATGACGTCATCCATCTCTATTCGCGCGCGCCGGTCGGCACGAAGGTGATCGTCATCGGCCCCGGCAACAAGCAAGGCAACGTCGCCTACCAGGACAGGGGCATCGACGTGCTGCGCACTATCTTCGGCGGCGGCTGA
- a CDS encoding L,D-transpeptidase: MMKSVLIAAGLIGLLVSPALGDDRYASRPPVVLSPDLTAPWLNQLGGGVRPVVYQRPAVQSRGFFQRRFFRRAPAVQQVAAVRPGVPVIRHQIEPQYLPQMVDYETKEKPGTIVIDTNNRFLYLVMAHGKARRYGVGVGKPGFEWAGAHKITRKSEWPAWTPPSDMISREAAKGHYLPARMDGGPENPLGARAMYLGSTLYRIHGTNAPWTIGSAVSSGCIRLRNEDVVDLYERVNVGTRVIVM; encoded by the coding sequence ATGATGAAATCCGTCTTGATTGCCGCCGGCCTGATCGGCCTTCTTGTCTCGCCGGCGCTCGGCGACGATCGCTATGCGAGCCGCCCGCCGGTCGTTCTCAGCCCCGATCTCACCGCGCCGTGGCTCAACCAGCTCGGTGGCGGCGTTCGTCCCGTCGTCTATCAGCGCCCGGCCGTGCAGTCGCGCGGCTTCTTCCAGCGCCGGTTCTTCCGCCGGGCACCGGCCGTGCAGCAGGTTGCGGCCGTTCGTCCCGGGGTACCGGTGATCCGCCATCAGATCGAGCCGCAATATCTGCCGCAGATGGTCGATTACGAAACCAAGGAAAAGCCGGGCACGATCGTCATCGACACCAACAACCGCTTTCTCTATCTCGTGATGGCACACGGCAAGGCCCGGCGATATGGCGTCGGCGTCGGCAAGCCGGGCTTCGAGTGGGCCGGCGCGCACAAGATCACCCGTAAGTCGGAATGGCCGGCTTGGACGCCGCCTTCCGACATGATCAGCCGCGAAGCCGCCAAGGGCCATTATCTGCCTGCGCGCATGGATGGCGGCCCGGAGAACCCGCTCGGCGCGCGCGCCATGTATCTCGGCTCGACGCTCTACCGCATCCACGGCACCAACGCACCCTGGACGATCGGCAGCGCCGTCTCATCCGGCTGCATCCGCCTGCGCAACGAAGACGTTGTCGACCTTTACGAACGCGTCAACGTGGGCACGCGGGTTATCGTCATGTAA